The Alteribacter populi genomic sequence AAGGATTGAATGACAGGTTTATTTTCTTCTAAGTGATCTTCATTCGTTACCATCACTAATTCATAAAAGCTTGGAACTCCGTAATCTGTTGGATTAAAGGAATTGACATGATGCTCCTGGTGCTCTAGTACCGGTACTTCATGGTTAATATAAGCCCCGATAACCGCATCGACTCTTTCAGTGACAATAGAGGAACCAAGATCGAAACCGACATCAATCAACTCGACTTGATCAATGTCTCCCCCATCTTCAGTGACCATCGTTTGTAATAGAGGCTCATTTACCGGAATTCCCGGATACCCAACTTGTTTTCCCTCTAAATCTCGTGGTGATTGAATGTCCTCGCCTTCTAAATGAATAATATGATTAAGAGGGGACCGGACAATCGCTGCTACCGAGACTACTGGAATGTTCTCGTTGCGAGCAGTAATGACATCTGGCTGGTAGGTAATGCCTAATGTCACTTCCCCTGTCGCTGCTAAGTTGATCGGATCTGTCGGGTTGGTTGGAAAAATAATATCCACATCCAGCCCTTCTTCTTCAAAATAACCCTTTTCATCTGCTACATATAAATAGCTATGAACAGCATTAGGATACCAATCGAGCATAATTTCTACTTCTTGTAAGTCTTCAGATTCCTTTGCTGCACTGTTTTCTTCCCCACTATTACAGCCTGCCATCATAACAAGCATCATCAGGAAGGTCGCTTTCATCGCTAATTTCATGACTGGTCTCTCCATTTTGTTGTTATTTTTTCAATGACTTTTATAAGTAAAAAGAGCAAAATACCTAAAATCGATAAGAGAACAATTGGCGCAAAGACACCTGCGCCATCCATTTGCGTCATCATTCTTCTACTAAAGTAGCCAAGTCCTGCACTCGCTCCGAGCCATTCTCCAATCGCTGCGCCAATCACACTCAGCGTAACGGCTACTTTTAAGCCTGAATAAAAATACGGGAGGGAAGATGGGACTTTTACCTTGAAAAAAATTTGTCGTGAATTAGCTCCCATCGTTCGTAATAAATCCTGCAATTCTTTGCTCGTCGAACGCAGGCCGTCAAAGGTACTGACTGTAATCGGAAAAAAGGTAATTAACACCGTGACCGCAACCTTACTCCATATTGAATAGCCAAACCAAAGCACAAAGATCGGTGCTAGAGCGATAATTGGAATCGTTTGCGAGGCAATGACAAACGGAAAAAAAGTGCGTTCCGCGAGAGGGCTACGGCTCATTAATACGGCTAAGCCTACTCCGACGATGACAGATATGCCAAGCCCGATGACAATCACTTGTAACGTAGCAGGCAAATGGACCGATAGAAGAACCTCTTTTAACTCCCAAAGCTTTTGGATAATCCCGATCGGTGAAGGAAGTACATAAGGCTTATCATAAAGCCTAGCCCCCACTTCCCAACCAACGAGAAGGACAAGGGCTAACATAACGGCGCTTCCATAGCGAAACGTTTCGTTGATGATTTTTTTCATTGTAAACGATCCTTCGTTTTCATCTTGTTGAATAGCTCTTGTTTTAGCTCCATAAACAGAGGGTGACTGCGGTCTACTTCTTTTCGGGGACGGTTTATGGGCACTTTTCTCTCATGAATCTCTTTTTGACTAGGTGAATCGGTTAACATTAAGATGCGATCGGAAAGAAAAATCGCTTCTTCTATGTCATGCGTAATAAAAATAATCGTCTTTTGCCATGTATGCCATTGTTCTAAAAGCCATTCTTGCATCATAAACCGCGTCATCGAATCTAATGCGCTAAACGGTTCATCCAGTAGGAGAATGTCGTTTCCCCCGAGGATCGCCCGTAAAAAGGATACACGCTGCCTCATCCCACCAGAAAGCTGATGAGGATAGAAGTCTTCTGTACCCTCAAGCCCAAATTTCTTCATATGCTCTTTTACTTTTACCACGCCTTCTTTTTTATCCATCCCTTTGATCTCTAGTGGAAGGAGTCCATTTTCTAAAACCGTTCGCCAAGGAAGCAGTAAACCTTGCTGGGGCATGTATCCGATTTTTCCGAGACGATCCTTTTCTTCCTCATTATGAATCGTAATCCTTCCGCTTTGAGGCTGTTCAAGCCCTGCTGCTAGGCGGAAAAAGGTAGACTTTCCCGCCCCGCTTGGACCTAGAATTGACACAAATTCTTTTTCATAAATGGAGAGATTGATGTCCTGAAAAATGGGAGCGTGTTTTTTTCCATGAGAATAACCAAATGTGACCTTCTCAAAGGTTAAGTGAGAGACAGACTGATTTTCCATTACTTCATTTCCCCTTCACTTATTCTCCAGGCCATGTTTTTTGGTGATAGGACATATCCCAAAACATGTATTCAAATCGGGTCGTATTTAAAAAGATTTCTTCTAGATGCTGTAATTCATGTTCTGGCTTCCCTTCTGCCAGCTGGTCCAATAGATGAATCGTCCAGTCTGTCAGCTCGTGAAACTCTTCCCCTGAATACATTTTGATCCATTCCCCGTAATAGTCATGGTCTCTTGCGCCTGGTCTTTCATCTAGTGCTTTCCCGATTTCAGCATAGCTCCACATGCAAGGAAGTAGGCTAGCAACAAGCTCTGCTAACCCACCGTTATTACCAACATGAAGCATATAGTGAGTATAGGCCAACGTGGTTGGAGCAGGTTCGGCTGATTCAAGCTCTTCCTCTGATATTCCAAATTCCTTAGCATACTGTCGGTGAAGTGCCATCTCCATGTTTAATGTTGAGTCTAAAAGCTTAGCAAACTCTCCCATCGTCTTTACGTCTTTCGCCTTCATAGATCCGATCGCAAAGAGCTTGGCATATTCGATTAAATACAAATAATCCTGAATCATAAAAAAACGAAATTTCTCTTTATCTAACGTTCCATCTCCAATGCCTTGCACAAATGGGTGATCATGATTTTTTTGCCATATCGGTTTCACATTTTCATATAAACGCTGACTAAACTTCATTTCTCTCATCCTCTCTTTTTGTATGACACCACTCATAAATAAAGGTGATCATGACTTTTGTAAAATCAACTAGCTGCTGAATTGACACAGATTCATTGACGCCGTGAGCATTATGTAAATCACCAGGCCCATAAATGAGCGTCGGAATTCCTGCATCTCCGAGCCAGCCTCCATCCGTAACCGTAGGCGACATACTTATTTCGGGCTTTTGCTTTAACACCTCGGAATGAGCGTTAGTTAAAGATTTTACCGCGTCACCTTTAGAATCGATGCTTAGTGAAGGAAAGATTTCTCCTTTGTCTTCAATCATCGACTTTCCGCCCCACTTAAAAGTCGGTGGATGCTCTCTTAACCACGGATCGCCTTGAGCCACATTTAAAAGGTGATCTTCTACCTCCTTAGCAATATCGTCGTGATTTTCATCGGGATAAAAATGAACCGTCATCCAAAGACTGCATTCATCTGCAACGAAAGCTGCATGTCTTCCTCCTTCGATCACTGCTGGATTGATCGTATTCATCCCAGCTGGAAAGCCAGGATACGATTTTGTAACAGCCCAATGCTGCTCTAACTCCTTGAGACCTTGAATGAGCTTTACCATTTTTTCGATGGCACTTGCTGCATTAAGTCCGCCTCCTGCATGAATCATGTTTCGGCGCGTTGCATCATGATAAGTTTTCGGGCTTTTCACAGTGACCCACCCCGTGATTACGCCCCCTTGTCCTTGGATATGTAAATCACTCGTATCCACGACGACAGCTGCATCAGCGGTATAGCCTTTTTCACAACATTCTAATGTTCCTGCTTCACCAACCTCCTCCCCAATAACCGATTGGAAAATGAGATCACCGGGCAGGTCGATTCCACTCTCTCGTAGAAGCTTGATTGCAAACAACGCACCAGCAAGCCCCCCTTTCATATCAGCGGTTCCCCGTCCATAAAGTCTTCCGTTTTTTACATGAGGAGTAAAAGGATCTTTTTCCCAGCCTTCTTCTTGTTTCTCAACCTCGGCAACATCGATATGCCCGTTGACGATCAAACTTTTGTAGTTTTTAGAATCGTTACCTTTTAGCGTTCCAACAACATTAGGGTCATCGGGAAAAACGTCCCATTGCTCAATATCAAATCCGAGCTCTTTTAATTGCCCCGCGATAAACAATTGTGCTTCTTTCGTGTTTCGGGCAGGCGGACTCGGAGTTGGGAAACGAACCAATTGTTTCACTGAGTCTATTAATTCCTCTTGTCTTTCATCCATTTGCGCGAACAGTTGGTTTAGCTGCTCATTCATTTCAATTCTCCTTTCAATCCACTACGTATCTGGACAGAACAAAAGCGCAAGCGCCTTGGTCACGAGCGACAAGCATTTTCGACCGGCAGATTGAAGCCTCTTTCTGGCTTCTTCTGACAGGCTAAAATGACCTCGTAGCTGGCTCTTCCTCTGCTAGTAATGCTCCGATGTGTATCCGTCGAGACAACCCGCAGCTTATTCACGTAGTAATGCTTGTCGCTGGAGCTAGACATTGAAGCGTAGGTTTTTATGCTTTGCTTAACACATAAAAAAACCACTCTAGCTAAGAGTGGCAGTGTATGTAGAACAAAGAACCGACTAGTGGCGTACATATAATATACCTCGCCAGTGATTTCAATTGCTCACACCACTTCCCTACGCTAGTATTATCTAGTTCAGGTAAAAATAGGGTTAAGACAACGTCTCTCTCAGCCTAAAAAGCACCCCTAGTGGACTTCTATGAAATTCGTATTACACACAAGATACCATACATGACTTAAAATGAAAACTACGACTTGAGTATGAAAAACAAAAAAATGCACCGGGTTTCATCATTCACATGACCGGTGCATTCCCTTATTTCTCACTATGATAAGTAATCAATGTATTCTCGACATTCATTAAATGATCAAGCATGGCTTGATTTGCTTTTACAGGATCTTTAGATTCAATTGATCGATAAATACGTTCATGTTCAAGTTGGAGGCATTTGAATTCTTGTTTTTGTGAAAATAGACTAATCCTTCTACTTTCAAACATCGTTTTGCCAAGTGTATCCGATAATTGCTGCATCATATCGATTAAAAGATTATTCCCTGTCGCATCAGCTAGCGCAAGGTGGAATTGCACATCTGATTTCTCACCGAGATCTTCATTTCCTGCAGCCTTTTCCATTTCCAAAAGTGCCTCTTTCATTTCTTTTAAATGAGCATCTGTACGGTTCTCCGCCGCAAGACTAGCGGCACCTACTTCGATAATCTTCCGAACTTGAAACAACTCGAGCATCTCTTTTTTTGAAATAATTCGCTCAACCGAAACAGGAACAATGAGGTTTGAGAAATCATATTTGTTAACAAAGGTTCCTTCGCCTTGTCTAATTGTGATTAATCCAACCGCCTTCAAGGCACTTAATGCTTCTCTTACTGCTGAACGGCTTACGTTAAATTCTTTCGCCAATTTTTCAACGGAATCTAGCTTCTCACCTGGTTTCACATCACCTTTACGAATCATTTCTTCAAGTTGTTCACGAATCACTTCCGAAATTTTTTTCGTTTCCACATGTTTAAATGCCATCGCTTGCACCTCGTTCATATCAGTTAGCTCAATTATAACATAACCCGATAAGCCCCCCGAAGTCGGAGGAAACCTGTAAAAGTCGAAAGCAAATCCCAATACGAAGACCAGCAGTGATCCACTGCCGGTCTCATGTTATTTATCCTCTACTAAAATATAACAAGCTCGGATTGGGCCATGGACGCCAACGACTAAATTCATTTCAATATCGGCGCTATTACTTGGACCGGAGATGAAATTAATGCAAGAAGGAACTCGCTTTCCCTCAGCTTCTGCCATTTTGTGAATGGCTGTTGTCGCTTGCGTCATTCTAGGAACTAGGGTGCTTTTTGGAATAATGGCAATGTAATACGTAGGCAGCAAGCTAACCGAACGGCCTTTTCCTTTATCGCTTAATAAGACAACCGTTCCGGACTCGGCTAATGTGTAATCAGCAAAGGTAATCCCAATATCTGCACGCTCAGCAATCTCAATTGAATGGTTTTCTTCATGCGTCTCCCATACATCGACTTGTTCACGTTGTTGAAAATTACTTAACCCATATTCTGCAAACCTCGGATCATCCCACGTGACGACAGAATGAGCTTGATAGTCCTCAAGTACTTGATCAATAGTCGCCTCAAGTCCATCCCCGGTCGTCTCTATAAAATCAGTGTGAATCGCTTGACATTGATTTTTCAAAACGGAAACGAGCTCATCAAATGTATAGTTTTTCATTACTTCAAGGTGAGGCATATGGCGAAATTTGGGTCGAACCACTCCTGATGTGCGACGCGACCGCCCAAGTTTTTCTGCCACATTATTGAGAAATGTTTCGCGATGTTGAATCATGACTCGTTCCCTCCTTTCCACTTTTACGAGATTTGAACCAATCTCTGAATCTCTCTTTTTTACTTTCCGGAAAATCTCGCGTATCCGTCCATGACTTTAATGGTCCTGGTCCATTTTTAATTGAACCCTCCTTTGTAAAGGGTGACAGCATCAATGGAGCTGTGCGTGTGCTCATATTAAAAAGTGAAGGTGAGCTTGCTACAAGGCCAAACCCTTTCATCGCAAGCGTTTCAGAAAGCGTTGTTTTCTTTTGTTCAGCAATGTTTCGCCGGTGTTTTACTAACAGCTCATGTAGCGGAATCTTTACTGGACAAGCGTCGGTACATGCGGCACAAAGGCTTGATGCATAGGAGAGTTCCTTATGATCATCGTAGCCTTCAAGTAACGGCGTTAAAACCGCCCCAATTGGACCTGGATAAATGGAGCCGTACGAATGCCCACCAACATGTCGATACACCGGACAAACGTTGATGCAAGCCGCACACCTTATACAATGTAGGGCTGATTGAAACTCGGTGCCAAGAATCTTCGAACGTCCATTATCAACAATAACAAGGTGAAATTCATCTGGACCATCAACGTCCCCCTCTTCTTTTGCTCCGGTCAGGCCTGTAATATAGCTCGTGAGCTTCTGACCTACTGCACTCCGACAGAGCATGCTGACTAAAATGTCAAGCTCTTCCCATGTCGGAACTACACGCTCCATTCCCATCACTGTGATCTGCGTGTTTGGTAAAGTCGTTGCAAGCCTCGCATTGCCTTCATTCGTAACGAGAGAAATGCTCCCAGATTCAGCCACAGCAAAGTTACACCCTGTTACCCCAATATCTGCTTCTAGAAATTCCTTACGCAGCTGCTCTCTCGCAAAATGAGTGAGTTCTTCAGGGTTAGATGATTTCGTATAGTTTTTTCTCTCTTTAAAGGTGTCACGAATTTGCTCTTTGTTTTTATGAAGCGCAGGGGCTACGATATGAGAGGGTGGGTCATGATCATCGATTTGAAGAATGTACTCGCCAAGATCGGACTCAATCACTTCACAGCCAGCACTCTCTAATGCTTGGTTCATGCTGATTTCTTCGGTTACCATTGATTTTGACTTGATCACTTTTTTAGCGTTCTTCTTTTTCGCGACTTCCTTAATGTAGGCGTTCGCTTCTTCTGCTGTTTCCGCAAAGAAAACAGATCCCCCATTCTTGCTGACATTTTCACTTAGCTGATGCAAATAGTAATCAATGTTCTCAAGTGTGTGTGTACGAATTTCTTCTGAAAGATTACGCCACTCTTCCCAATTTCCAAGCTCGTCTTCAGCTTTTGATTTCGCCTTTTTTAGTCGTTCCTGAGCAGATGTGACCGCTTGCCTCATAAAGGTATCCTTCAATCCTTTTTCTACCCGATTATCAAAGCTTCGGTCTCCGATTTGCATTGGCATTGTCCATTCACCCCTTCTTGACTACTTCTTGGCTATTTAATACTTGTGCAATATGCATCATTTTAATCGGCTTCCCATTTCGCTCAATTCGACCACCAATGTTCATCAAACAACCACAATCCGCTCCGATCAATACTTCTGCTTTCGTTTCTTCAATATGCCTTACTTTTTCATCAACCATTTGTTCAGAGATCGGTGCCATTTTAACTGCAAACGTTCCTCCAAACCCACAACAGGCCTCGCAGTTCGGCAATGTCTCAAGATTTAATCCGTCTACTTTTCCTAATAGTTTAAAAGGAGCTTCTGTTTCTTTAAGTAATCGACTCATGTGACAAGACGTATGATACGTTGCATTGGTGTTTAAGGTGGCATCGACTTTCTCTACTTTTAAAACATGAACGAGAAACTGCGTAAACTCATAGGTTTTATTCATAAGTTCTTCGGCACGCTTTTCCCACTCCGGCTCTTCATTTAAAAGGTTGGGATATTCATGAATCATTGCTGCACAAGACCCTGATGGCATCACCACGTAATCAGAATGCTCAAAAGTCTCAATCATATGCTTTGCTACTTTTTTTGTATCCTTGTGATAGCCACTATTAAACGCTGGCTGACCACAACATGTTTGTTTCTCTGGAAAGTCTACCTCACACCCTAATCTCTCTAGTACTTCAACCGTATCCTTGCCGACTCCTGGATAAAATACATCTGCTAGACATGTTATAAATAATGAAACCTTCACCTCAATCACCCTCCTACTTCCTCTTCTTTCTGTCTCTCCATTGTTGTTTCCTCTTTACGAATTCCTTTTACAATGATTGATATGATGATGACTAGCACTACTGCCGCCATCAAGGTTCCGATATTCAACCCGATTCCGTTAATCGCGATATATCCTATGGCTCCTGCAAAAAAGACATAATAAAACGTGGGAATTAACATCTTTCTAATTAGCGTCCCTTCTCGACCAACAAGACCTGCTGTAGCAGAAGCTGCAACTACATTATGAACACAGATCATATTTCCCGCTGCTCCACCGACCGCTTGTAAGGCTACAATTGTTGCTGGGTTGATTCCCACATTTTCAGCCGTACCAAATTGGAACATGGAGAACATCATGTTACTAATCGTGTTACTTCCTGCAACAAAGGCGCCTAGAGCACCAACCGATGAGGCAACTACTGGCCAGTTTTCTCCCATAATGGCTGACATCCCCTCAGCGAGAACTAATGGCATACTCGTATACCCGGTCTCATTTACACCTGAGTTAATAAACACCTGTACCATTGGCACTGCAAATAATAAAGCCGGGGCAGCTCTGATAATCATACTTGTAGTATTTTTCGCGGCCTGACCGTAATTGGTCACATTCATTTTGTATAAGAAATACCCTAAGATCGACATCAGCACCATAATGAAGCCTGGTAAAAAAAGTGGTGTGCTTGTAATCGAGATCGAGGTACCAAACACTTCTTCAACGGTAATATGCGCCTTTTGCAACCAATCGCCAAACGGAAGAGAATTTAATCGAGTAATGACGAGTAAAACGGCCATTATGATGTACGGAAACCACGCTTTAAATGGATGAATCACCGAATGTGTTAACTGGTTAGCTGATAATGTACCTGTCCACTCTGGGTCCCATTTTGATGAATGTTCAAAATCCCACGTGCGCTTAGGCATAAATAACCCTTTTTTTGCAGCAGGTACAACAATGGCAAGGCCTATTAACCCGCCAAATAAAGAAGGGAACTCTGGTCCAAGAATGTTAGCAACAAGAGCAAACGGAATCGTAAAGGCAAGACCGGCAAATAAAGCAAACTTCCACACTTCACACCCCGCCTTAATCGACTTCTCTTTTCCAAAGAAATACGTTAGCATCGTAACCATAATGAGCGGGATGAAAAGCCCGATAATTCCATGAAAAATCGCCACCTGGCCCCCGATCATGTTAATATACGACTCAAAGCTTAAGCCCAGTGAGGTTGCTGCATCTGTTACATTTGTCGAGCCCGTTAATCCTGACTGAACGCCAATTAATATAGGTGTCCCCACAGCCCCGTACGATACTGGTGTCGACTGGATAATTAATGCCACCATAACCGCTGCCATTGCCGGAAAACCAATCGCCACTAGTAGCGGAGCCAAAACCGCTGCTGGCGTTCCCCAACCAGAGGCCCCTTCAATAAACGAACCAAACAACCAACAAATGATAATCGCTTGGACACGTCGATCAGGTGAAATATCAATGAACCCTTGGCGTATCGTTTGAATCGCACCACTTTCTTTTAACGTATTCAGCATAAGCACCGCACCAAATACGATGAACAACACTTCAAGAGCCGTTACGACACCTTTCGTACTCGCGGCAGCCACATGATTTAATGGCACTTCCCAAATGAATAATGCCAATATAACCGTCACAATAAACGCAATCGGCATCGCTCGTTTAGCTGGCCATCTAAAAATGACTAAAAATAATAGGACTGTAAAAATCGGAATGAGTGCAAAAACAGACAGCCACCCTAATCCCATACTGTTCCCTCCCCTTTATACCATATCATGATCATACGGTCATCAGATGACCTTATGTAAGTGCTTTCAATTCTAGCTGAAGTTATTAGAATTTTCAAGAGATATTTTCGCGGGACAGGGGGACAGGTCCGTCGTCCCGGAAACAACGCGAGGAACAAATGTATGACTTGAAACCCTGTCCCACCCTTACATTAACAGGGGTATACTGGCACTCTTTTATCTTATTCATTCAGTTTAATCAGAAATAGATAAAGGGAGTATTGACCAGAAAGGAGACTGAAAAGCGATCTATACAGGAAGAGGTTTTACATAAGGCTGTTCCCTCGCCATCAATCGAAGCTGCTTTAATTTCTCTGTTTTAAAAGCCGGTCATCTCTCTTTCATTTCATACAACTTTTTACCATATATACTCCTGATCTAAAGCCTTCCGCCCTTTCAGACCGATACTGGTAATTTTCGAAGACAAATGGAAAGCTTCTTTTTTATTGGGATAAACAATAACGAATTTTTTCGATAAGATGCAAAAAACGAGGATTTTTCAAAAGATATATAAACGAGGATATTTTAATATTACGGCAAAAACGCCGCTCGCATTCAAGCTCATGCCACATATCACTTAATTCGATCAATAACACTTTTCGAGATTCCGGTAACCCGTGCAATTTGACGGATGGATACCCCCTTCAGTTTTTTCAGCTTGCTCAAAACAGCATTTCGGTTTATCCTCTCCATCTGCTGGAGCATACTGTTGCTTATGACTCCTACCGTACGAAGATATTCCCTGACCTGGTCATCGGAAAGCCTTGTTTTCTCGTTTATATCCAAACATTGCTCATCATTTTCTTCCTGCATATAAATGATAAACCGACTCAAGGCCATTTTTCTATCCCGAGAAAATAAATTTAAACCCCTGTCTATATCAGTAATATCCGCTTTCCGCACGTACTCATGAATACTTGTCCACCTGCTATCCCAAACCCTCCTTACCAAACCCGCCTTGAGAGGGTTCTGGTGAATATATCTCAGAACCGTTATGAAATATTTCTCACTCTCCACGTTCTCACTGTTAAACCGCTCCTGAAACAAATGGCCGCATCGGTCATACTTCATGTTGTACCAATACACATAACTAGAGCTTAATCTCTTCATAAAATCCGAGATGCTCTCCTTTGTTTCCTTCACCAACAAGTGTACATGGTTATCCATTAAACAGTAGCCATAAAGGTCCATGCAGCTTTTCTTCTTGTATATTGCAAGTGTCTGTAAAAACTTTATCTTATCCTCATCATCTTCAAAAATAGTCTGGCGGTTAATACCGCGAAACACGATATGATAGACTCCGGTGCTGCTTTTCTTTCTTGCTTTTCTGGGCAAATAACCATCACCTCTAACAATTTCTTTGCATAATAATACGGAAAATTAAGAAAAAATGGTGGGAAGTATAAGAAGGGAACATCAAGCAAATGAAACGAAGGTTTTTTTAAAAAGAAAAGGTCATGGAGACTAATAGGGGAACAAAAAAGCAGGAAGGTTCAATAAAAAACTGTATCACTCCTAAAAAATATATTCCACATAACTCCGAAGAATCCTTCAAGAAAATGAAAACTCAAAAGAGGGACAGGGTACCTGTCCCTCTGTCCCACCTTTTTCCCCCTCCCTCAAAGCTGTAATTCTGCTCGGCGTTGGACAATTTGGAGTCGCACAAAAAAGCCAATTGCTGCACATGTCAGCCCTAATGTAATTCCAATCCAAAGACCGAACGGCCCCAACCATGTAAAGGCAGCGAGGCAATAGCCTGTAGGGATACCAATTAACCAATAGGAAGTAAACGCTGTAATAAACGGGACTTTCACATCTTTATAGCCTCTTAGTACACCTTGCAAACCCGATTGTGCCGCATCGGATAGTTGATAAACAATCGCAATGATAATGAATTGCCCTGCCATCAAAACGACTTCCCTATCATCTGTATAAAGGTAGGCAATCTGCTCTCTGAAAAAGTAAAGAAAAATGGCTCCAACTGCTAAAATGCCGATACCACCAAACACGCCAAGACGGCCGTATTGCTTGGCGGCCTGTATTTTTCCACCTCCTACGGAAAACCCTACGACGATTGTTAACGCCATCGAGATGCTTAATGGGATCATAAAGATTAACGTTGTAAAGCTTAGAGCAACTTGGTGTGCTGCAATCGTAATCGTCGTAAACATCATCCCCATAAGTAGTGTTACGACTGAAAAAATACTCGACTCAAAGAATATCGAAAGGCCAATTGGAACGCCGATCGAAAGCTGCTCCTTCCATGTTTTCCATGATGGCTTTACCCACTTTACAAAAATTTGGTAATGTTTCAGTGTCGATACCCTAAAGGTCATATAAATGCTAAATAAGAGGATAATCCAATACGTCGCTGCGGTTGCATAACCAGCGCCAATTCCTCCTAGCGCGGGCAATCCAAAGTTGCCGAAAATAAAGCCGTAGTTCAGTAAAACATTAAACGGAACGGCTAGTACAGTAATAATCATCGTTATTCGCGTGAATCCCTGTCCATCAAAGAAATTCCTTAACACACTTGCCAAAAACAAAGGAATGATTCCTAATGATAGGCCAATCAAATAATGAAAGGAAATATGATTCACTGCCTCTGTTAAATTCATAAACGAGAGAATGGGCTCGAGTAAAAATACGCCACTTATCACAACAGTAAAAGCGAGGGCCATTGCTAAATACAGAGATTGGGTAACAGCTTCAGAAATTTTATCCCTCCGTCCACTGCCTATCAACTGAGCAACAATGGTTGTCACCGCTAACAGTATGCCGTTGATCCCAGTAAAGACCGGCATCCATAGACTCGAACCGATGGCAACACCTGCTAAATCGTTCGTCCCCACTCTCCCGGACATCAAAGTATCGACCAAGTTCATAGCGAACAAACTTACTTGAGTGACCATGATTGGCCATAAAATCTTTAAAAATAAACTCATTTTCTCTTTGCGACTTTCTACATGTTTCATTATTTTCACCTAAATTTTATATTATTGTTCACTAACCCGGAAGCCTTTAATATAGCGAAACCATCGAATGATAACAACATCACCTAGTAATCTTACAATATTTTCGTCAAAGTGTCCCCATGTTTGCTTTAGGTGGGACGGGGGGACAGGTACACCGTCCCAGCAATAACGT encodes the following:
- a CDS encoding LutB/LldF family L-lactate oxidation iron-sulfur protein, whose translation is MPMQIGDRSFDNRVEKGLKDTFMRQAVTSAQERLKKAKSKAEDELGNWEEWRNLSEEIRTHTLENIDYYLHQLSENVSKNGGSVFFAETAEEANAYIKEVAKKKNAKKVIKSKSMVTEEISMNQALESAGCEVIESDLGEYILQIDDHDPPSHIVAPALHKNKEQIRDTFKERKNYTKSSNPEELTHFAREQLRKEFLEADIGVTGCNFAVAESGSISLVTNEGNARLATTLPNTQITVMGMERVVPTWEELDILVSMLCRSAVGQKLTSYITGLTGAKEEGDVDGPDEFHLVIVDNGRSKILGTEFQSALHCIRCAACINVCPVYRHVGGHSYGSIYPGPIGAVLTPLLEGYDDHKELSYASSLCAACTDACPVKIPLHELLVKHRRNIAEQKKTTLSETLAMKGFGLVASSPSLFNMSTRTAPLMLSPFTKEGSIKNGPGPLKSWTDTRDFPESKKERFRDWFKSRKSGKEGTSHDSTSRNISQ
- a CDS encoding (Fe-S)-binding protein, with the protein product MKVSLFITCLADVFYPGVGKDTVEVLERLGCEVDFPEKQTCCGQPAFNSGYHKDTKKVAKHMIETFEHSDYVVMPSGSCAAMIHEYPNLLNEEPEWEKRAEELMNKTYEFTQFLVHVLKVEKVDATLNTNATYHTSCHMSRLLKETEAPFKLLGKVDGLNLETLPNCEACCGFGGTFAVKMAPISEQMVDEKVRHIEETKAEVLIGADCGCLMNIGGRIERNGKPIKMMHIAQVLNSQEVVKKG
- a CDS encoding L-lactate permease, with translation MGLGWLSVFALIPIFTVLLFLVIFRWPAKRAMPIAFIVTVILALFIWEVPLNHVAAASTKGVVTALEVLFIVFGAVLMLNTLKESGAIQTIRQGFIDISPDRRVQAIIICWLFGSFIEGASGWGTPAAVLAPLLVAIGFPAMAAVMVALIIQSTPVSYGAVGTPILIGVQSGLTGSTNVTDAATSLGLSFESYINMIGGQVAIFHGIIGLFIPLIMVTMLTYFFGKEKSIKAGCEVWKFALFAGLAFTIPFALVANILGPEFPSLFGGLIGLAIVVPAAKKGLFMPKRTWDFEHSSKWDPEWTGTLSANQLTHSVIHPFKAWFPYIIMAVLLVITRLNSLPFGDWLQKAHITVEEVFGTSISITSTPLFLPGFIMVLMSILGYFLYKMNVTNYGQAAKNTTSMIIRAAPALLFAVPMVQVFINSGVNETGYTSMPLVLAEGMSAIMGENWPVVASSVGALGAFVAGSNTISNMMFSMFQFGTAENVGINPATIVALQAVGGAAGNMICVHNVVAASATAGLVGREGTLIRKMLIPTFYYVFFAGAIGYIAINGIGLNIGTLMAAVVLVIIISIIVKGIRKEETTMERQKEEEVGG
- a CDS encoding transposase; this encodes MPRKARKKSSTGVYHIVFRGINRQTIFEDDEDKIKFLQTLAIYKKKSCMDLYGYCLMDNHVHLLVKETKESISDFMKRLSSSYVYWYNMKYDRCGHLFQERFNSENVESEKYFITVLRYIHQNPLKAGLVRRVWDSRWTSIHEYVRKADITDIDRGLNLFSRDRKMALSRFIIYMQEENDEQCLDINEKTRLSDDQVREYLRTVGVISNSMLQQMERINRNAVLSKLKKLKGVSIRQIARVTGISKSVIDRIK
- a CDS encoding MATE family efflux transporter is translated as MKHVESRKEKMSLFLKILWPIMVTQVSLFAMNLVDTLMSGRVGTNDLAGVAIGSSLWMPVFTGINGILLAVTTIVAQLIGSGRRDKISEAVTQSLYLAMALAFTVVISGVFLLEPILSFMNLTEAVNHISFHYLIGLSLGIIPLFLASVLRNFFDGQGFTRITMIITVLAVPFNVLLNYGFIFGNFGLPALGGIGAGYATAATYWIILLFSIYMTFRVSTLKHYQIFVKWVKPSWKTWKEQLSIGVPIGLSIFFESSIFSVVTLLMGMMFTTITIAAHQVALSFTTLIFMIPLSISMALTIVVGFSVGGGKIQAAKQYGRLGVFGGIGILAVGAIFLYFFREQIAYLYTDDREVVLMAGQFIIIAIVYQLSDAAQSGLQGVLRGYKDVKVPFITAFTSYWLIGIPTGYCLAAFTWLGPFGLWIGITLGLTCAAIGFFVRLQIVQRRAELQL